Genomic window (Aestuariirhabdus haliotis):
ACGGCTTCGGGCAAACTCTTCCCGAGATAAATAGATTCCATCTTCAGCAAGAATCAAACAGGTTGGTGCCACTATGTTAGCGACGAATGCCCTGGCTTGATTCCATGTTAACCGCATCATTGAAGGCAAGCGCAACCTGAGATCACTGCGCCATTGGAAACCGCCATCAACGGTCTCTACGCCTCTTTTTGTTAGAGGTTTGGCTGCATCAAATGACAATGGATTAAGCCCTTTCATCCTAGCCTCTATTGCTTCATCCACCGTAGCATAAACAGTTTTACGTTTTTGAGTAACGCTTTGCATTCCGGTTATTGCTTTTGCCAACTGCTCGGGGGAATCGCTACTGGAGGTAACCATTGGCCAAATGCCATCAATCAAGAGCAATCTCTCAACACGTTGAGGAAAGCTACCGGCGATCAACATGGAAATAACACCGCCCATCGAATGACCTAACAAGGAAAATTTGTTAATAGATAACGCGTCGGCTATCGCAAGCACATCCGCCACATTATCCCAAATGTTGTAGGCAACTCCGACGGGGCGGTGATCACTTCGGCCATGACCGGCCAGATCAAGCGCCAGAATTCTGTAATGCTTCAATAATGGGGCCAAAAAATGGAAGCTGGCAGCATTATCCAGCCAGCCATGAAGGGCGAACAAAACTGGCTGGTCCTGGTCACCCCAGCCGCAAATAGAAAAGCACAGGCCATTAGCCTCAACTTCAAACTCATCAAATCCGGAAGTGCTATGCATCATTGGTTATCCTCACTCAACAGTCGCTCTAGCACGGTATGAATATGGTGAGCGCTTTCCAGTGGATGCTCCAGCGGGAACATGTGAGTTCCCTGAACCCGCCTTTGCAATAGATTTCGATTTCGCTGCCCACGCCTGACCCGTTGC
Coding sequences:
- a CDS encoding alpha/beta fold hydrolase; its protein translation is MMHSTSGFDEFEVEANGLCFSICGWGDQDQPVLFALHGWLDNAASFHFLAPLLKHYRILALDLAGHGRSDHRPVGVAYNIWDNVADVLAIADALSINKFSLLGHSMGGVISMLIAGSFPQRVERLLLIDGIWPMVTSSSDSPEQLAKAITGMQSVTQKRKTVYATVDEAIEARMKGLNPLSFDAAKPLTKRGVETVDGGFQWRSDLRLRLPSMMRLTWNQARAFVANIVAPTCLILAEDGIYLSREEFARSRELLQRFSLCPVAGGHHLHMEAEVTEVANVLNQFIERAE